From the Treponema sp. J25 genome, one window contains:
- a CDS encoding lysophospholipid acyltransferase family protein, translating into MKRLVLLIKTILVFAGIWISVAIALPLGFIFFILSLIGFDRFARWLLRGLARLWARAVIWATGCKVTVEGLEHIPREGEGLCFVGNHPGDFDVILALAYIPRAFGFIAKKEILFFPFINLWVLLLGGLFLDRKNIGQARRAIEWGAERIRRGLSMIIFPEGTRSRGKGLLPFKAGAFKLATLAGSPIIPMAIEGSYAVYEETGFVRAVPVRLAFGPPISTKNLSVEERKALPEQVREQIARMLSGSGSKGL; encoded by the coding sequence ATGAAAAGACTCGTCTTGCTAATAAAAACTATTCTGGTTTTTGCGGGCATATGGATCTCGGTGGCCATCGCATTGCCGCTGGGATTTATCTTTTTTATTCTTTCCTTGATTGGATTTGACCGGTTTGCCCGCTGGCTTTTGCGGGGCCTGGCTCGCCTGTGGGCCCGGGCGGTCATCTGGGCTACGGGGTGTAAGGTCACCGTGGAAGGACTGGAGCACATTCCCCGGGAAGGAGAGGGCCTCTGTTTTGTGGGGAACCATCCAGGGGATTTCGATGTGATCCTTGCCCTGGCATACATACCGCGGGCCTTTGGTTTTATTGCAAAAAAGGAAATCCTTTTTTTCCCGTTTATTAACCTCTGGGTGCTCCTGTTGGGCGGCCTTTTCCTGGACCGAAAAAACATAGGCCAGGCCCGCCGGGCTATCGAATGGGGAGCGGAGCGAATCCGTCGGGGGCTTTCGATGATCATTTTCCCTGAGGGAACCCGAAGCCGCGGGAAGGGGCTGTTACCCTTTAAGGCGGGGGCTTTTAAGCTCGCCACCCTGGCGGGTTCTCCCATCATCCCCATGGCTATCGAAGGCAGTTACGCGGTGTATGAAGAAACGGGCTTCGTGCGGGCCGTCCCGGTTCGTCTTGCCTTTGGTCCCCCTATTTCTACGAAGAACTTAAGCGTTGAGGAACGCAAGGCCCTTCCCGAACAGGTGCGGGAACAGATTGCCCGTATGCTTTCGGGCTCTGGTTCTAAAGGGCTCTAA
- the uvrA gene encoding excinuclease ABC subunit UvrA, with protein MDKLIIKGAREHNLKNIDLVLPRDKLIVISGLSGSGKSSLAFDTIFAEGQRRYVESLSAYARQFLGRMDKPDVDYIEGLSPAISIEQKTTHRNPRSTVGTVTEIYDYYRLLYARIGIPHCPSCGREIREQSTDQIIDTILALGEGARVQILSPVIRGKKGEHQKILEDARKAGFVRARIDGLVVQLEDSIKLDKQKKHTIEIVVDRLVVSRENRSRLAEAVEQALETAEGIMTVLHQTPNGEEELFFSRTNACPDCGISIPELQPRLFSFNNPFGACPACTGLGTRMEFDPDLVIPDKSLSFNEGGCIPYNPDSAWNRSRFESLARHLHFSLDTPFEELPAHVMKAILYGTDEAIDVRYENRDKTGRFEYRTRFPGILEDLKRRYLETQSPGIKEWLEKFMSHRPCEVCGGKRLKPEALAVTVGGKNIWELSRLSVAESLAFFEHLSLSSTEQTIAAQILKEIRARLGFMKNVGLDYLTLDRSAATLSGGEAQRIRLATQIGSSLVGVLYILDEPSIGLHQRDNQRLIDTLLYLRDIGNTLIVVEHDEQTLRVADHIVDLGPGAGVHGGQVVAQGTPEEVMRVPESLTGQYLAGTLFMKIPEERRKGNGQYLTIRGAREHNLKNITVSFPLGAFTVITGVSGSGKSTLLSDILFPAVSNRVSRTNYEEGSYDSIEGIEYIDKVINIDQSPIGRTPRSNPATYVGVFSAIRDLFASLPEAKSRGYKPGRFSFNVRGGRCENCQGDGTIKIEMNFLPDVYITCDVCHGKRFNRETLEVRYKGKNIADVLDMTIEEAALFFAPIPPIARKLETLLSVGLGYIKLGQSALTLSGGEAQRVKLALELSRRSTGKTLYILDEPTTGLHFADVKQLMEVIHRLVDQGNTVIMIEHNLDVILQADYVIDLGPEGGDRGGAVVVTGTPEEVSQCAESYTGYYIKEQLQRAR; from the coding sequence ATGGATAAGCTTATCATTAAAGGAGCCCGGGAACATAATTTAAAGAACATCGACCTTGTGCTTCCCCGGGATAAACTCATTGTGATTTCAGGCCTTTCTGGTTCGGGAAAGAGTTCCCTTGCCTTTGACACTATCTTTGCGGAGGGACAGCGACGCTACGTAGAAAGCCTTTCTGCCTATGCCCGTCAGTTTTTGGGGCGTATGGACAAGCCCGATGTGGACTATATTGAAGGGCTTTCGCCGGCCATTTCTATCGAACAAAAGACCACCCATCGGAACCCCCGTTCGACGGTGGGGACGGTGACGGAAATTTACGATTACTATCGACTCCTCTACGCCCGTATCGGCATTCCCCACTGTCCCTCCTGTGGACGGGAAATCCGGGAACAATCGACAGACCAGATTATTGATACAATCCTGGCCCTGGGAGAGGGTGCGCGGGTCCAGATCCTTTCACCAGTGATCCGGGGAAAAAAGGGGGAGCATCAGAAAATACTCGAAGATGCCCGAAAGGCGGGTTTTGTTCGGGCCCGCATCGATGGACTGGTGGTACAGCTTGAGGACAGCATCAAACTGGATAAGCAAAAGAAACACACCATCGAGATTGTGGTGGACCGCCTCGTAGTCTCCCGGGAAAATCGATCCCGCCTTGCGGAAGCGGTAGAGCAGGCCCTGGAGACCGCCGAGGGCATCATGACGGTGTTGCATCAAACCCCGAATGGGGAGGAAGAACTTTTCTTTAGCCGAACCAATGCCTGCCCTGACTGTGGTATTTCCATCCCCGAACTTCAGCCCCGGCTTTTTTCGTTTAATAATCCCTTTGGGGCATGCCCCGCCTGTACTGGCCTTGGAACCCGTATGGAGTTTGATCCGGACCTGGTAATCCCCGATAAGAGCCTTTCGTTTAATGAAGGGGGCTGCATTCCCTATAATCCCGATTCGGCCTGGAACCGGAGCCGTTTTGAAAGCCTGGCCCGGCATCTTCATTTTTCCCTTGATACCCCCTTTGAAGAGCTTCCTGCCCATGTGATGAAGGCGATCCTCTATGGTACCGATGAGGCTATCGATGTGCGCTACGAGAACCGGGATAAAACCGGCCGCTTTGAATACAGAACCCGTTTCCCTGGAATCCTGGAAGACCTGAAACGCCGGTACCTGGAAACCCAGTCGCCGGGAATCAAAGAATGGCTTGAAAAGTTTATGAGCCACCGTCCCTGTGAGGTCTGCGGGGGCAAGCGCTTAAAACCGGAGGCCCTGGCGGTAACCGTAGGGGGAAAGAATATCTGGGAACTGTCCCGGCTTTCGGTGGCCGAAAGCCTTGCTTTCTTTGAGCACCTGAGCCTTTCTTCTACGGAGCAAACCATCGCAGCCCAGATCCTTAAAGAAATCCGTGCCCGCCTTGGCTTTATGAAGAATGTGGGACTGGACTATCTTACCCTGGATCGGAGCGCCGCTACCCTTTCAGGCGGAGAGGCCCAGCGGATCCGCCTTGCTACCCAGATTGGGTCAAGCCTGGTGGGGGTGCTGTATATTCTCGATGAACCTTCTATCGGCCTCCATCAGCGGGATAATCAGCGGCTGATCGATACGCTGTTGTATCTGCGGGATATCGGTAACACCCTTATCGTGGTAGAACACGACGAACAAACCCTGCGGGTGGCGGATCATATCGTGGACCTTGGGCCGGGGGCCGGGGTGCACGGAGGGCAGGTGGTTGCCCAGGGAACCCCCGAGGAGGTAATGCGGGTTCCAGAAAGCCTTACGGGCCAGTACCTGGCGGGAACCCTCTTTATGAAAATTCCGGAAGAACGGCGGAAAGGAAACGGCCAGTACCTCACTATTCGGGGAGCCCGGGAACATAACTTAAAAAACATCACCGTCTCGTTCCCCCTCGGGGCTTTTACGGTGATTACGGGAGTGTCCGGTTCCGGTAAATCGACCCTTTTATCGGATATCCTCTTCCCCGCCGTATCCAACCGGGTCAGCCGTACCAACTACGAAGAGGGAAGCTATGATAGTATCGAGGGCATTGAATACATCGACAAGGTAATCAACATAGATCAGAGTCCTATTGGACGTACACCCCGCTCTAATCCGGCCACCTATGTGGGGGTCTTTTCGGCTATCCGGGATCTGTTTGCTTCCCTCCCGGAGGCAAAGAGTCGGGGCTATAAACCGGGCCGTTTTTCCTTTAATGTTCGGGGCGGTCGCTGCGAAAATTGTCAGGGCGATGGGACTATCAAAATCGAAATGAATTTTCTTCCCGATGTGTACATTACCTGCGACGTATGCCATGGAAAACGCTTTAATCGGGAAACCCTGGAAGTCCGTTACAAGGGGAAAAATATCGCCGATGTATTGGATATGACCATCGAAGAGGCGGCCCTTTTTTTTGCGCCTATTCCGCCTATCGCGCGAAAACTGGAAACCCTCCTTTCGGTAGGGCTCGGCTATATCAAGCTTGGTCAGTCCGCCCTGACCCTTTCGGGGGGAGAAGCTCAGCGGGTAAAGCTTGCCCTGGAACTTTCTCGCCGTTCTACCGGCAAGACCCTGTACATTCTGGATGAACCCACCACGGGCCTCCACTTTGCGGATGTGAAACAGCTTATGGAAGTGATTCATCGGCTGGTGGATCAGGGAAACACGGTGATCATGATTGAGCATAACCTGGATGTGATTCTCCAGGCGGATTATGTTATAGATCTGGGACCGGAAGGGGGAGATCGGGGGGGAGCGGTGGTGGTTACCGGGACCCCCGAAGAGGTTTCCCAGTGTGCCGAGTCCTATACCGGATACTACATTAAGGAACAATTACAGCGGGCACGATGA
- a CDS encoding HAD family phosphatase — MQLRTDIKAVVFDYGNVLSLPQAPGTMDRLAGLAGVPARELEPVLWALRPAWDRGDLSGVAYYRAILERLGREVPPAVLERLVEADMESWSRLNPETIALVRAVQRAGKKVGILSNMPVEFLRRARERFPLFQEVDGAVYSCDVRVNKPDREIYEHCARVLGLSPAEVLFFDDLPVNIEGARAVGFQAFLWKGAEEARRILVSFGIIPAVEQGE, encoded by the coding sequence ATGCAACTACGGACGGACATCAAAGCGGTAGTATTTGATTACGGGAATGTGCTTTCCCTTCCACAGGCCCCCGGCACGATGGATCGACTGGCCGGACTCGCGGGGGTGCCTGCCCGTGAACTAGAACCGGTGCTGTGGGCCCTTCGGCCCGCCTGGGATCGGGGAGACCTGTCAGGGGTCGCCTATTATAGGGCTATCCTGGAACGGCTTGGTCGAGAGGTGCCCCCGGCTGTGCTTGAGCGGCTTGTGGAAGCGGATATGGAGAGCTGGTCCCGGCTTAATCCTGAGACGATAGCACTGGTCAGGGCGGTGCAACGGGCGGGCAAGAAAGTGGGAATCCTTTCGAATATGCCTGTGGAGTTTCTGCGGCGGGCCCGGGAACGGTTCCCTCTTTTCCAGGAGGTGGATGGGGCGGTGTATTCCTGCGACGTACGGGTAAATAAACCTGACCGGGAGATTTACGAACACTGTGCTAGAGTTCTGGGCCTTTCTCCAGCGGAGGTCCTGTTTTTTGATGACCTTCCTGTCAACATAGAAGGGGCCCGGGCCGTGGGTTTCCAGGCGTTTCTCTGGAAAGGAGCGGAGGAGGCTCGACGAATCTTGGTTTCTTTTGGTATCATCCCCGCGGTAGAACAAGGGGAATAG
- a CDS encoding PilZ domain-containing protein produces the protein MKLLIVIGADEVYTLLHTSLKPLGCELIRYRHPLKAMDNIDEVDPEGIIISAEDFPRHWKTLVQFIRSERPKEKTPIILLKGPRFSFEEAAKASYLGVSGIVSEDLTNPEEMDRLESILGRYLPFEESRRTRRIRPEPWDQFGLIFSHPRRGILITGSIQTISINALSFLPQREALVSDIPLDTPIPLCTLRVGEQFLHPICKLVRTGRILVLQFESFPEGEQEILEQYLQERPFREQKYREGEKISST, from the coding sequence ATGAAGCTACTCATAGTTATTGGTGCCGATGAGGTGTATACCCTTCTCCATACTTCCCTGAAACCTCTGGGATGTGAGCTTATCCGGTATCGACATCCTCTTAAGGCGATGGACAATATTGATGAGGTAGACCCTGAAGGAATAATCATCAGTGCCGAAGATTTTCCCCGGCATTGGAAAACCCTCGTTCAGTTTATTCGCAGCGAGCGTCCCAAAGAAAAAACCCCCATTATTCTCCTTAAAGGGCCACGGTTTTCCTTTGAAGAAGCGGCTAAAGCTTCGTACCTCGGGGTAAGCGGGATTGTTTCGGAGGACCTTACCAATCCGGAAGAGATGGATCGGCTTGAAAGTATCTTAGGACGCTATCTTCCCTTCGAAGAAAGCCGCCGGACCCGTCGGATTCGACCTGAACCATGGGACCAGTTTGGTCTTATTTTCTCTCATCCGAGGCGGGGCATCCTCATTACAGGATCTATCCAGACTATATCTATTAATGCTCTTTCTTTTCTTCCCCAGCGAGAGGCCCTGGTCTCTGATATTCCTCTGGATACCCCTATTCCCCTCTGCACATTGCGCGTAGGGGAACAATTTCTCCATCCTATCTGTAAACTGGTACGCACAGGAAGAATCCTGGTTCTCCAATTTGAATCCTTCCCCGAAGGAGAACAGGAGATTCTAGAGCAGTACCTTCAGGAACGGCCCTTCCGAGAACAAAAGTACCGGGAAGGGGAAAAAATCTCCTCTACCTGA
- the mfd gene encoding transcription-repair coupling factor, with translation MNTVSFPVFLERISRFPGRKLLVDAVQRGQFPLEVEGVEGSLQALLLGDLFHLTQRPLLIVTPTEKEAEELASDLGALGERALLFPWWGTMPYRDMSPLSSVFGERSRILSLLLSEKSAIVITCERALLTPVPPVSYFSGLLQRIAVGEPINPTLLGERLQQYGYTRVPRVQVHGEYALRGEVLDIYMPGESRAYRILFEYDRVEAIKAFDPENQSGGESLESLHIFPVKEVLWTDERIEALGATLASCEEFSESGRQLILDALIEKRQIPGEELLFPLAFPQAASVLDYVGKEAILIYLDRERLENAEETLFKEYEGLYRRTRREREVPLPSRLLLSFKQLASRVERRISFRTIKGRGEEGAHRIQILCDPPRSFFGNIQYLKEELQNLLKQGWQIVVLAESEVQASRIEELLKEYTVPVLALPLSTGFGLPEIKLLVIQEQEIFGRRKRLPRSLKHARSAAIDTFVELNPGDYVVHVNYGIGLFKGIERVRALGNERDYIKIEYADEEYIFVPIEQVNLVQRYIGNEGAPPRLDKLGSKSWENRKNRVKKSVEDIAQKLLDLYSRRKTAPGYAFPKDTEWQLAFEAAFPYEETEDQLRCVEEIKRDMESPFPMDRLVCGDVGYGKTEVALRACFKAVMGGKQVAFLAPTTILAEQHYENFQDRFAQFPVRIGMLSRFVDKAEARRTLEAVRKGEIDILVGTHRILQKDVVFKDLGLLVIDEEQRFGVKDKERLKELKTNVDCLTLSATPIPRTLHMSLLKIRDMSLLTTPPYNRHPIETFIEEFNEDRVAAAIRREVERGGQVFYLHNRVESLEDVRRMLERLVPELLIDVAHGQMDSQELEDVMHRFIHGGSHVLVSTTIIENGIDIPNVNTIIIDRADMYGVSQLYQLRGRVGRSDRIAYAYLLYPKDRALSELAMKRLQVISDFTELGSGFKIAMKDMEIRGAGNLLGKEQSGDIYSVGFDMYLRLLDEAIERLQNEHYEAPAEVYLELEYTGYIPDSYIDTAQTKMEVYKKIAAIQSREELERVYAELLDRFGPLPDVVQSLLSLAEIRIICRELSIVSLREKAGQVRIEFGKVSKVSIDRLLRLMQESGGKVRLDPRAPQVLILQTGTIGLKEKSEFIREKLASLVG, from the coding sequence ATGAATACTGTATCCTTTCCTGTGTTCCTTGAACGAATATCCCGTTTTCCGGGGAGGAAGCTCCTTGTAGACGCCGTCCAAAGAGGACAGTTTCCCCTGGAGGTAGAGGGAGTGGAAGGGTCCCTTCAGGCCCTTCTTCTGGGGGACCTTTTTCACCTTACCCAGCGTCCCCTTTTGATAGTCACCCCTACTGAAAAGGAGGCGGAAGAGCTCGCCAGCGATCTGGGGGCCCTGGGAGAGAGGGCGCTCCTGTTCCCCTGGTGGGGTACCATGCCCTACCGGGATATGAGCCCCCTTTCTTCTGTTTTTGGAGAGCGGTCCCGGATCCTTTCCCTCTTATTATCTGAAAAATCTGCCATCGTTATTACCTGTGAACGGGCCCTGCTGACGCCGGTTCCCCCGGTTTCGTATTTTTCGGGTCTCCTCCAACGGATTGCCGTAGGAGAGCCCATCAATCCTACCCTCCTGGGGGAGCGCCTCCAGCAGTACGGATACACCCGGGTTCCCCGGGTACAGGTCCATGGGGAGTACGCCCTGCGGGGGGAGGTGCTGGATATCTATATGCCGGGGGAATCCAGGGCGTACCGTATTCTTTTTGAATATGACCGGGTAGAGGCTATTAAGGCCTTTGATCCAGAAAACCAGAGTGGGGGGGAATCCCTGGAATCTCTCCACATCTTTCCAGTAAAGGAAGTACTCTGGACTGACGAAAGAATTGAGGCCCTGGGCGCAACCCTGGCTTCCTGTGAAGAATTTAGCGAATCTGGTCGCCAGCTTATTCTCGATGCCCTGATTGAAAAACGGCAAATCCCCGGCGAAGAGCTATTGTTTCCCCTGGCCTTTCCCCAGGCCGCATCGGTCCTTGATTATGTGGGAAAGGAGGCGATCCTGATATATTTGGATCGGGAACGACTGGAAAATGCGGAGGAAACCCTTTTTAAAGAATACGAGGGCCTGTACCGCCGCACCCGTCGGGAACGGGAAGTGCCCCTCCCTTCGAGACTCCTTTTAAGTTTTAAACAACTCGCATCCCGGGTAGAACGGCGGATCTCCTTTCGGACTATCAAAGGCAGGGGCGAGGAAGGGGCCCATCGGATTCAGATACTGTGCGATCCCCCCCGCAGTTTTTTTGGGAATATTCAATATCTTAAGGAAGAACTGCAGAATCTCCTGAAACAGGGGTGGCAGATTGTGGTGCTTGCCGAATCGGAGGTACAGGCGAGCCGCATAGAAGAGCTCTTAAAAGAGTACACCGTGCCGGTCCTGGCCCTTCCCCTTTCCACCGGTTTTGGTTTACCGGAGATCAAACTCCTGGTTATCCAGGAACAGGAAATTTTTGGTCGCCGGAAACGGCTTCCCCGTTCTTTAAAACACGCCCGCAGTGCGGCGATCGATACCTTCGTTGAACTGAACCCCGGGGATTATGTGGTCCATGTGAATTACGGGATTGGGCTCTTTAAGGGGATTGAGCGGGTTCGGGCCCTGGGGAACGAGCGGGACTACATCAAAATAGAGTATGCCGATGAGGAATATATCTTTGTCCCCATTGAGCAGGTGAATCTGGTTCAGCGCTATATTGGGAACGAGGGGGCCCCACCTCGTCTGGACAAACTCGGTTCTAAGAGCTGGGAAAACCGGAAGAACCGGGTAAAAAAATCCGTCGAAGATATCGCTCAGAAACTCCTGGACCTCTATTCCCGGCGAAAAACCGCCCCGGGCTACGCCTTTCCCAAAGATACGGAGTGGCAGCTTGCCTTTGAAGCGGCCTTCCCCTACGAAGAAACGGAGGATCAACTGCGCTGTGTGGAAGAAATTAAGCGGGACATGGAAAGCCCCTTTCCTATGGATCGGCTTGTCTGCGGTGATGTGGGATACGGGAAAACCGAGGTGGCTCTGCGGGCCTGTTTTAAGGCGGTCATGGGGGGAAAGCAGGTGGCCTTTCTTGCTCCCACGACGATTTTGGCAGAGCAGCACTATGAGAATTTCCAGGATCGTTTTGCCCAGTTCCCGGTGCGGATCGGCATGCTCTCCCGCTTTGTGGACAAGGCGGAGGCCCGCAGAACCCTGGAGGCGGTTCGAAAGGGGGAGATCGATATCCTCGTCGGTACCCATCGAATCCTGCAAAAGGATGTGGTCTTCAAAGATTTAGGGCTCCTGGTGATTGATGAGGAACAGCGTTTTGGGGTGAAGGACAAGGAACGGCTTAAGGAACTAAAGACCAACGTGGATTGTCTTACCCTGAGCGCTACCCCCATCCCCCGAACACTCCACATGAGCCTTCTTAAAATTCGAGACATGAGCCTCCTTACCACCCCTCCCTATAATCGCCATCCCATAGAAACATTTATCGAAGAATTTAACGAAGACCGGGTGGCGGCAGCCATACGCCGGGAAGTAGAGCGGGGAGGCCAGGTGTTTTACCTGCATAACCGGGTAGAAAGTCTTGAGGATGTCCGGCGAATGCTGGAACGGCTTGTGCCGGAACTCCTCATCGATGTGGCCCACGGACAAATGGATAGCCAGGAGTTGGAGGATGTGATGCACCGCTTTATCCATGGGGGAAGCCATGTGCTCGTTTCTACCACCATTATCGAAAACGGTATCGATATCCCCAACGTGAATACCATCATTATCGATCGGGCCGATATGTATGGCGTTTCCCAGTTGTACCAATTGCGGGGACGGGTAGGGCGGTCGGACCGCATCGCCTACGCTTACCTGTTGTATCCTAAGGACCGGGCCCTGTCGGAATTAGCCATGAAGCGACTCCAGGTGATTTCGGATTTTACCGAGCTTGGATCGGGCTTCAAGATTGCCATGAAGGATATGGAAATTCGAGGTGCCGGGAATCTACTTGGCAAAGAGCAGTCGGGGGATATCTATTCGGTGGGCTTTGATATGTACCTCCGCCTTCTTGATGAAGCCATTGAACGGCTTCAGAACGAACACTATGAGGCTCCCGCGGAGGTCTACCTTGAACTGGAATACACGGGATATATACCTGATAGCTATATTGATACGGCCCAGACCAAGATGGAGGTGTACAAGAAAATCGCCGCCATCCAGAGCCGGGAGGAACTGGAACGGGTCTATGCGGAACTGCTCGATCGCTTTGGTCCCTTGCCAGACGTAGTACAAAGCCTGCTTTCCTTGGCGGAAATTCGGATCATCTGTCGGGAGCTTTCCATCGTTTCTCTGCGGGAAAAGGCTGGACAGGTCCGTATCGAATTCGGAAAAGTTTCAAAGGTGAGTATTGACCGGCTCCTCCGGCTCATGCAGGAAAGCGGCGGAAAGGTAAGGCTGGACCCCCGGGCCCCCCAGGTGCTTATCTTACAGACCGGTACAATTGGCCTCAAAGAAAAAAGTGAATTTATTCGGGAAAAACTGGCCTCCCTCGTGGGATAG